In Treponema pectinovorum, a single genomic region encodes these proteins:
- a CDS encoding CheR family methyltransferase, which yields MANETMTETKSINDALAQNLGAYANTVPDATKDASDKNEKIAQIDYKMVTFSLAGKDYAINIMKIKEIAKAGRFTYVPNTLPFVLGVYNLRGEIIPIVDLRLFFNIDVEQRKDNALENMLIVSIEDQTFGIVVDVIDKVVGIQKATIQPPHPLFGDINIKYIQGVVEVNNRLYILLDIERIFGSKGEIQPVEEETVRKNLANNAKVELKADAQKSPVVQQKVPTIEQKAVPKENLDLSFIKESLMQMRKFCVSSINESWVKERFSSWVKERGKDNTQLSSFEDADSFLKNFYSPCTSNWWTKEYADSVYKILPENSAKQITVWNPGCGKGMESYSLACLLKKRYPDAKIKIYAHDIDLLVVSNAPLISVPASVAEGWYAPFVTNKANNDFTFSPEVKTSVMFEYHDCANTNALPVCDMIFARDLISFLSSSGQSALVSDFEEKLKGNGVLVIGSNESLNGIGKWVAHKEGNLTFYTK from the coding sequence ATGGCAAACGAAACTATGACCGAAACTAAAAGCATAAATGACGCTCTTGCTCAGAATTTAGGTGCTTACGCAAACACTGTTCCAGACGCGACAAAAGATGCAAGCGATAAAAACGAAAAAATTGCTCAGATAGATTACAAAATGGTAACATTTTCTCTTGCAGGAAAAGATTACGCTATAAATATCATGAAGATTAAGGAAATTGCAAAAGCAGGACGCTTTACCTATGTTCCTAATACACTTCCCTTTGTTTTGGGTGTTTATAATCTTCGTGGTGAAATAATTCCAATTGTAGATTTACGTCTTTTTTTTAACATAGACGTTGAACAGCGAAAAGACAACGCTTTAGAGAATATGCTGATCGTTTCTATAGAGGATCAGACCTTTGGGATTGTAGTTGATGTTATAGATAAAGTTGTTGGTATTCAAAAGGCGACTATTCAACCTCCTCATCCTTTGTTTGGCGACATAAATATAAAATACATACAAGGTGTTGTAGAAGTTAACAACAGACTTTATATCTTGCTTGACATAGAGCGAATCTTTGGTTCTAAGGGAGAAATTCAACCTGTAGAAGAAGAAACTGTTAGAAAGAATCTTGCAAATAATGCAAAAGTTGAACTTAAAGCTGATGCTCAGAAATCTCCTGTTGTTCAGCAAAAAGTACCTACGATTGAACAAAAAGCAGTTCCAAAAGAAAATTTGGATTTGTCTTTTATAAAAGAATCTTTAATGCAGATGAGGAAATTCTGTGTTTCTTCTATAAATGAATCCTGGGTAAAAGAGAGATTCTCTTCTTGGGTAAAGGAGAGAGGTAAGGATAATACACAGCTTTCTTCTTTTGAAGATGCGGATTCGTTCTTAAAGAATTTTTATTCGCCTTGTACTTCTAATTGGTGGACAAAAGAATACGCGGATTCTGTTTATAAAATACTTCCAGAAAATTCAGCAAAGCAGATAACAGTTTGGAATCCTGGTTGTGGTAAAGGTATGGAATCTTATTCGCTTGCTTGCTTGTTAAAAAAACGCTATCCAGATGCAAAGATAAAAATTTATGCGCATGACATAGATTTGCTTGTTGTTTCAAATGCACCTTTGATTTCTGTTCCAGCATCTGTTGCGGAAGGTTGGTATGCTCCTTTTGTTACAAATAAAGCGAATAACGATTTTACTTTTTCGCCAGAAGTAAAAACCAGTGTTATGTTTGAATATCATGACTGTGCAAATACAAATGCTTTGCCTGTCTGCGATATGATTTTTGCAAGAGATTTGATTTCTTTCCTTTCTTCATCTGGGCAGTCAGCTTTGGTATCTGATTTTGAAGAAAAATTGAAAGGAAATGGTGTTCTTGTTATTGGTTCTAACGAGTCCTTAAATGGAATCGGAAAATGGGTAGCGCATAAAGAGGGTAATTTGACCTTCTATACAAAATAA
- a CDS encoding chemotaxis protein CheX has translation MRVEYINPFVETSFQILKEVLGGAEVKRGDLYLKSTAMPVMGVATLVGLAGDVEGRVLFDMSYETALNIASKMNGEQLTQFDDLAKATISELANLITAQAVTKLHELGFKFDLTPPALFAGEKMEIAALGNQTDSVEALIVPLITECGKIEVNVAIRERM, from the coding sequence ATGAGAGTAGAGTACATCAATCCATTCGTTGAAACTTCGTTTCAGATTTTGAAAGAAGTGCTCGGTGGTGCAGAAGTAAAACGTGGGGATCTGTATCTTAAATCTACTGCTATGCCGGTGATGGGAGTTGCAACTCTTGTTGGTCTTGCAGGTGATGTTGAGGGACGTGTTCTTTTTGACATGTCTTACGAAACTGCTTTGAACATTGCTTCAAAGATGAATGGTGAGCAGTTGACTCAGTTTGATGATTTGGCTAAGGCTACTATAAGCGAACTTGCAAACTTGATAACCGCACAGGCTGTTACAAAATTGCATGAATTGGGTTTTAAGTTTGATCTTACTCCTCCAGCACTTTTTGCAGGAGAAAAAATGGAGATTGCCGCTCTTGGTAACCAAACAGACAGCGTAGAAGCGTTGATTGTTCCTTTGATTACTGAATGTGGTAAAATCGAAGTAAACGTAGCAATTCGCGAACGCATGTAG
- a CDS encoding response regulator, producing the protein MKTKQDFPSINERPPEGVRVDGTKIRVLIVDDSIFVAKQLGQILTSEGYEVVATAVDGKDGVDKYKELCPNVDLVTMDITMPRMDGLTALEQIMAFDKNARVVMVSALGKEELVKKSLLLGAKNYIVKPLDRKKVLERIGSAVK; encoded by the coding sequence ATGAAAACTAAACAGGATTTCCCTTCTATAAATGAACGTCCACCTGAGGGTGTTAGAGTTGACGGAACTAAAATTCGTGTGCTGATTGTTGATGATTCAATTTTCGTTGCGAAACAGTTGGGACAGATTTTGACATCCGAAGGATACGAAGTTGTGGCAACTGCTGTTGATGGAAAAGATGGAGTTGATAAATACAAGGAACTCTGTCCAAATGTTGACTTGGTAACAATGGATATAACAATGCCAAGGATGGACGGACTTACCGCTTTGGAACAAATTATGGCTTTTGATAAAAATGCAAGAGTTGTTATGGTTTCCGCTCTTGGTAAAGAGGAACTTGTAAAAAAATCGCTTTTGCTTGGTGCAAAGAACTATATCGTAAAACCTCTTGATCGCAAGAAGGTTCTCGAAAGAATAGGTTCAGCCGTAAAATAA
- the cimA gene encoding citramalate synthase, which produces MAEKNKIVVFDSTLRDGSQGEGISYSVQDKINIVKALDELGVSFIEAGNPGSNPKDMEFFVEAKKLSLKNSKIVAFGSTRRKDISCAEDVNLQSLLSAETEYVCIFGKTWDFQVTNIIHASLKENLEMIRDTVSYLKEKGRKVIFDAEHFFTGYKENSEYALKALNSAFLGGADCLCLCETKGGAMPSECRLAVEAVCKEFKGKVDIGIHTHNDCGLAIANSIIAVESGANHVQGVLLGFGERTGNANLSTIIADLQLKLGYECIPEENMPLLTPVCKKVAEITNIALNPSMPFVGSSAFAHKAGMHIDAVIKNPLAYEHIDPKIVGNERVFLMSEVAGKSTIVEKVQKFDKGLNKNSPIVAEIVKKVKILEHEGYQFEGADASFEILVRKTIGKYEPFFNLHYYKTSGEFPRFADDRSAFAQVKLDVEGNSIVTAGEGDGPVNAMDVALRKALGEFYPAVAKIHLTDYKVRVLDGKDATASSVRVLIESSDGENSWSTMGVSSDVIEASYLALVDSFEYKLIKDLEKRYSKII; this is translated from the coding sequence ATGGCAGAAAAAAATAAAATTGTTGTTTTTGATTCAACCTTGAGAGATGGCTCTCAAGGCGAAGGGATAAGTTATTCAGTTCAAGATAAGATAAACATTGTAAAAGCTCTGGATGAACTTGGAGTTTCGTTTATAGAAGCGGGAAATCCTGGAAGCAATCCCAAAGATATGGAATTTTTTGTAGAAGCAAAGAAACTTTCTTTAAAAAATTCTAAAATCGTAGCTTTTGGTTCGACAAGACGAAAAGATATTTCTTGTGCGGAAGATGTAAACCTTCAAAGTCTTTTATCCGCAGAAACAGAATATGTTTGCATTTTTGGCAAAACTTGGGATTTTCAAGTTACGAATATAATTCATGCGTCTTTAAAAGAAAATCTTGAGATGATAAGGGATACTGTTTCGTATTTAAAAGAAAAAGGGCGAAAAGTTATCTTTGATGCGGAGCATTTTTTTACAGGATACAAAGAGAATTCAGAATACGCTTTAAAAGCTTTGAATTCTGCCTTTTTGGGTGGAGCAGATTGTTTATGTCTTTGCGAAACAAAGGGTGGTGCAATGCCTTCTGAATGCAGACTTGCAGTTGAAGCGGTTTGTAAAGAATTTAAAGGCAAAGTTGATATTGGAATTCACACGCATAACGATTGTGGACTTGCTATTGCGAATTCCATAATTGCAGTTGAATCTGGTGCAAATCATGTTCAGGGGGTTTTGCTTGGATTTGGCGAGAGAACTGGAAATGCAAATCTTTCTACGATAATTGCTGATTTGCAGTTGAAGTTAGGGTATGAATGTATTCCAGAAGAAAACATGCCATTGCTTACGCCTGTGTGCAAAAAGGTTGCAGAAATTACAAATATCGCCTTGAATCCCAGCATGCCTTTTGTTGGCTCTAGTGCTTTTGCTCATAAGGCAGGAATGCACATTGATGCGGTTATAAAAAATCCACTTGCATACGAGCATATTGACCCAAAAATTGTTGGCAATGAAAGGGTCTTTTTGATGAGCGAAGTTGCAGGAAAAAGTACGATTGTTGAAAAAGTCCAAAAATTTGATAAGGGCCTCAATAAAAATAGCCCAATCGTCGCCGAAATTGTAAAAAAAGTTAAGATTCTGGAACACGAAGGTTACCAGTTTGAAGGTGCGGACGCGAGTTTTGAGATTTTGGTTAGAAAAACTATAGGAAAATACGAGCCGTTTTTTAATCTGCATTATTATAAGACTAGCGGAGAGTTCCCTCGTTTTGCTGATGACAGAAGTGCTTTTGCTCAGGTAAAACTTGATGTTGAAGGAAATTCTATAGTTACAGCAGGCGAGGGCGACGGTCCTGTAAATGCTATGGATGTAGCGCTTAGAAAAGCCTTGGGAGAATTTTATCCTGCAGTTGCAAAAATTCATTTGACGGACTACAAGGTTAGAGTTTTGGACGGAAAAGACGCAACTGCAAGTTCTGTTAGAGTATTGATTGAGTCTAGCGATGGAGAAAACTCTTGGAGCACTATGGGAGTTTCAAGCGATGTTATTGAAGCAAGTTATCTTGCGCTCGTTGACTCTTTTGAATACAAACTTATAAAAGATTTAGAAAAGCGATATTCTAAAATAATATAG
- the pyrE gene encoding orotate phosphoribosyltransferase has translation MEDYKKNFIDFMVECEVLKFGSFTLKSGRKSPFFMNAGAYVTGSQLQKLGEFYAQAIHKNFGDDFDVFFGPAYKGIPLAVVTAIAYSKLYGKEVKYCSDRKEEKDHGADKGSFLGYKIKDGDRVIIIEDVTTSGKSIEETYPKIKAQETKAGAIKIVGEIVSLDRMEKAPETTRAALSVISQKYGFPACAIVTMQDVIERLYTNGDKKIITDKIKAELDEYYKQYGAE, from the coding sequence ATGGAAGATTACAAAAAAAATTTTATAGATTTTATGGTCGAATGTGAGGTTTTAAAATTTGGCTCTTTTACTTTAAAATCTGGCAGAAAATCACCTTTTTTTATGAATGCAGGCGCTTATGTAACCGGCAGTCAACTGCAAAAACTCGGCGAATTTTATGCCCAGGCGATACACAAAAATTTTGGAGACGATTTTGACGTTTTTTTTGGACCTGCCTACAAAGGAATTCCACTCGCAGTCGTAACAGCAATCGCTTATTCAAAACTTTACGGTAAAGAAGTCAAATATTGCTCAGACCGCAAAGAAGAAAAAGACCACGGTGCAGACAAAGGCTCTTTTTTGGGTTACAAAATAAAAGACGGCGACAGGGTTATAATCATCGAAGACGTTACGACCTCTGGAAAATCAATCGAAGAAACCTACCCAAAAATTAAAGCACAAGAAACAAAAGCAGGAGCAATAAAAATAGTCGGCGAAATAGTTTCCTTAGATCGCATGGAAAAAGCTCCAGAAACAACAAGAGCCGCACTTTCGGTCATAAGTCAAAAATACGGCTTTCCAGCGTGTGCAATCGTAACAATGCAGGACGTAATCGAGCGCCTCTACACAAATGGCGACAAAAAAATAATCACAGACAAAATAAAAGCAGAATTAGACGAATATTACAAACAATACGGTGCTGAATAA
- the cdd gene encoding cytidine deaminase, which yields MNDLTDKELVQKAIESQKYSYSPYSKYKVGAALLCKDGKIFTGTNIENASYPCGLCAERVAMSKAISEGNTNFVKIAIAGSSKEICTPCGLCRQFMAEFSSSLKVLCANVEGKYEEKKLSSILPSNFESSSLK from the coding sequence ATGAATGATTTAACCGACAAAGAACTCGTCCAAAAAGCTATTGAATCTCAAAAATATTCGTATTCGCCTTATTCAAAATACAAGGTTGGCGCCGCACTTTTATGCAAGGATGGAAAAATCTTTACAGGAACAAATATAGAAAACGCTTCCTACCCTTGCGGGTTATGTGCCGAGAGAGTTGCAATGTCAAAAGCAATATCAGAAGGAAACACAAATTTCGTAAAAATCGCAATCGCAGGCTCTTCAAAAGAAATTTGCACACCCTGCGGACTTTGCAGACAGTTTATGGCAGAATTTTCATCTTCATTAAAAGTTTTATGTGCAAACGTGGAAGGGAAATACGAAGAGAAAAAACTTTCATCGATTCTTCCATCTAACTTTGAATCTTCTTCACTGAAATAG
- the leuB gene encoding 3-isopropylmalate dehydrogenase codes for MEKTIALIHGDGIGPDVVSEAVKVLDAVAKKFGHKWNYKNVIAGGQAIDTFGVPLPQEQLDICLSSDATLLGAVGGPKWDNVAPEIRPEKALLGLRGGMKVFANLRPAVMWPQLKDACPLKDEIVGDGLDILVVRELTGGIYFGERGTSPDGKTAWDTEKYSWQEIERIVRLGFEFAKKRKNHLTVVDKANILNSSRLWRTVAEEVHKEYKDVTLDFLYIDNAAMQLVRSPRQFDVIATSNMFGDILTDEASQITGSIGMLASASLGDGTGPGLYEPIHGSAPDIAGKNLANPLATILSAAMLLRYSFKLEKEAQSIEEAVKSVLDAGYRTGDIAGSKIAQIKADGKLVGTKEMGQLVLKYLNA; via the coding sequence ATGGAAAAAACTATTGCTTTAATTCATGGAGATGGAATTGGTCCCGATGTTGTTAGCGAAGCGGTAAAAGTTTTGGATGCTGTCGCTAAAAAATTTGGCCACAAATGGAACTATAAAAATGTTATTGCCGGCGGTCAGGCGATAGACACCTTTGGAGTGCCTCTTCCGCAGGAGCAGCTCGACATCTGTCTTTCAAGCGATGCAACTCTTTTGGGTGCTGTTGGAGGTCCTAAGTGGGACAATGTTGCACCAGAAATTCGCCCTGAAAAGGCGCTTCTTGGTTTACGAGGTGGAATGAAGGTTTTTGCAAATCTTAGACCTGCGGTTATGTGGCCTCAGCTAAAAGATGCTTGTCCTTTAAAAGACGAGATTGTTGGCGACGGTCTTGATATTCTCGTTGTGCGCGAACTCACTGGCGGTATATATTTTGGCGAGAGGGGAACTTCTCCAGACGGAAAAACTGCCTGGGATACAGAAAAATATTCTTGGCAAGAGATTGAAAGAATTGTAAGACTGGGCTTTGAATTTGCAAAAAAACGCAAAAATCACCTTACGGTTGTTGATAAGGCTAACATTTTGAATTCGAGTAGGCTCTGGAGAACCGTTGCAGAAGAAGTTCACAAAGAGTACAAAGATGTAACTTTGGATTTTCTCTACATCGATAATGCGGCTATGCAGTTGGTTCGCTCTCCTCGTCAATTTGATGTTATTGCGACTTCAAATATGTTTGGCGATATTTTAACAGACGAAGCATCGCAAATTACAGGTTCTATCGGTATGCTCGCCTCTGCTTCTTTGGGAGACGGAACAGGACCTGGGCTTTATGAGCCAATCCACGGTTCTGCACCAGACATTGCAGGAAAAAATCTTGCAAATCCACTTGCAACAATTCTTTCTGCTGCAATGCTCTTGCGATACAGTTTTAAACTTGAAAAAGAAGCTCAATCTATAGAAGAAGCGGTAAAGTCTGTCTTGGATGCAGGCTACAGAACTGGCGACATTGCAGGTTCTAAAATTGCTCAAATAAAGGCAGATGGAAAACTCGTTGGAACAAAAGAGATGGGGCAACTCGTCCTTAAATATTTAAACGCATAA
- a CDS encoding DUF5312 family protein, giving the protein MENNSFDRLVSGLSEGERKEMLEKMKASGGVNESLTYDDKFENDEQIPFSEQIKNESIFFRIYLWIKSLISNTSIQALYNERKISLIARYIDKISPNLLDNKRAVLQSAFYEKLSELKLSADFFRPYITNMEGDENSFLVFLGSLVITDIEKQMDAEVDPYSIPLSNGARPDQRIALLRKMDEIINNIPATDRNAMYAAVRAVEWLRQFSKLPFQRFLNFFSAVVESNYSCSFNVLENEISLFAKILCNGMIIPDEVFEALYLFSRRNTSEKTLDGIDEVSDKALDFMEKAKAQIALMKMFITTVPMRSVGKVVYADSTWTPENFTGGEDWYQKYKANWKRLFDKKWQAWSHDCKKEALRIDLKNNFSLEQFPLLPERPWANLWAGLTFRYELTAGFLNWYIKEKFPEYELTLKTIMLEGDFIQKENRSEYNDSFNKLIQLSIDLRALNEGLSSGGEYGLIFNKLMNERLRSLQAYSKIETIIRSVESDVRSMLSTFGEACRILELCFSGIFLEKTDSRYDSLSNFNRIQGKDNEKFKENLLAARASIFNASAMIRNLEPIDTPSLLK; this is encoded by the coding sequence ATGGAAAATAATTCCTTTGATAGACTTGTTTCTGGGCTTTCGGAAGGTGAGAGAAAAGAGATGCTCGAAAAAATGAAAGCATCTGGTGGCGTAAACGAGTCTTTAACTTACGATGATAAATTTGAAAATGACGAGCAGATTCCGTTTAGCGAGCAGATAAAAAATGAATCGATATTTTTTCGTATATACCTGTGGATTAAATCGCTAATTTCAAACACTTCTATACAGGCTCTTTATAATGAGCGTAAAATTTCGTTGATTGCTCGCTATATCGACAAAATAAGTCCGAATCTTTTAGACAACAAGCGAGCGGTTTTGCAGTCTGCTTTTTACGAAAAACTTTCTGAACTAAAGTTGAGTGCAGATTTTTTTCGACCGTACATAACAAATATGGAAGGCGATGAAAATTCATTTCTTGTTTTTTTAGGTTCGCTTGTTATAACCGATATTGAAAAACAGATGGATGCAGAAGTTGACCCATATTCAATTCCGTTGAGCAATGGAGCTCGCCCTGACCAAAGAATTGCGCTTTTACGTAAGATGGATGAAATTATAAACAATATTCCTGCAACTGATAGAAATGCCATGTATGCGGCAGTTCGTGCAGTTGAATGGTTAAGGCAATTTTCAAAACTTCCTTTTCAAAGATTTCTAAATTTCTTTTCTGCGGTTGTCGAAAGCAATTATTCGTGTTCGTTTAATGTTTTGGAAAATGAAATAAGCCTTTTTGCAAAAATTTTGTGCAACGGAATGATTATTCCAGATGAAGTTTTTGAAGCGCTTTATCTTTTTTCTAGAAGGAATACGAGCGAAAAAACTTTAGATGGAATTGATGAAGTTTCTGATAAAGCGTTGGATTTTATGGAAAAGGCTAAGGCGCAAATCGCTTTGATGAAGATGTTTATAACGACTGTTCCAATGCGCTCTGTCGGAAAAGTTGTATATGCAGATTCCACTTGGACTCCAGAAAATTTTACAGGTGGCGAAGATTGGTATCAAAAGTATAAAGCTAATTGGAAAAGACTTTTTGATAAAAAATGGCAGGCTTGGAGTCATGATTGCAAAAAAGAAGCGTTGCGAATCGATTTAAAAAACAATTTTTCACTTGAGCAGTTTCCTCTTTTGCCAGAACGTCCTTGGGCAAATCTTTGGGCTGGACTTACTTTTAGATATGAACTTACGGCTGGTTTTTTAAATTGGTATATAAAAGAAAAATTCCCTGAATACGAACTCACTTTAAAAACCATAATGCTCGAAGGGGATTTTATTCAAAAAGAAAATCGCTCTGAGTATAATGATTCTTTTAACAAGCTTATTCAACTTTCCATTGATTTACGAGCTTTAAATGAAGGTCTTTCTTCTGGTGGAGAATACGGCTTAATTTTTAACAAATTGATGAACGAACGATTGCGTTCTTTGCAAGCGTATTCAAAAATAGAAACAATAATTCGTAGCGTAGAAAGCGATGTACGTTCTATGCTTTCGACTTTTGGAGAGGCGTGTAGAATTTTAGAGCTGTGTTTTTCTGGAATTTTTCTTGAAAAAACAGACAGCCGTTACGATTCGCTTTCTAATTTTAATAGAATTCAAGGAAAAGATAATGAAAAATTCAAAGAAAATCTTCTTGCTGCCAGAGCATCTATTTTTAATGCC